A portion of the Thunnus maccoyii chromosome 20, fThuMac1.1, whole genome shotgun sequence genome contains these proteins:
- the arhgap27 gene encoding rho GTPase-activating protein 15 isoform X2, whose amino-acid sequence MVDMYSRVWSSHQAKPGLSLPVVPQVNNERRLSPVYANVAQLRQSISESPPSAPSSYSPSCPDPEGWEVHVDQESGQEYYYNPTTGRTTWDSPFLDSPTDPEPFPAEEPCSPSPPQSPALSPSTASPPTCTSDWEQLVDETSGRPYFYNPMSGETSWEPPEQLSPYPPLMEPMSVHRFHEDGPPPLPEEDYPSEEYPAADRPESYEELLATGPPTLPKEYTLGHVSRTIIPRANLDRSTPAGWNLTVDSNGTWVFSSEHSPDQWIKSMDDQGQTYYYLRDGSKSQWQLPEAPVAPGHSRVENGIEADNVSVIKNWRHTMGPAQLSSAHDDGRFVPTHRRNTSDYSSDSSSTGNSPETQHNVHNLEKAGILNKTKVCENGKKVRKNWTQTWTVLHGGVLTFHKDPKSAATGASNKTNQIVPEVTVDLRGAVIGWASKDKSSKKNVLELKGRNGVEFLIQYDTESIINDWHKVLMDTIRQLEYQDHHSEEEDADLYEKIAERDEKLGGGVDKRRASRSTVTHSSSSAGDVDQKRVRTKLMKFLMKRPTLQSVKEKGYIRENVFGCHLATLCNQERTTVPSFVEKCVRAVEKRGLDIDGLYRVSGNLAVIQKLRFKADHEELDLEDGQWEDVHVITGALKLFFRELPEPLFPYSHFNGFISAIRIPDYNVKVSQVCDLVRSLPASNHDTMELLFGHLRRVIQYGEDNRMTVQNVAIVFGPTLLRPEMESANITMHMVFQNQIVELILNEYERIFHSS is encoded by the exons ATGGTGGACATGTACTCCAGGGTTTGGTCAAGTCACCAGGCCAAGCCGGGCTTGTCTCTGCCGGTGGTTCCTCAG GTGAATAATGAACGTCGGCTGTCACCCGTCTATGCCAATGTAGCACAGCTTCGCCAAAGTATCTCCGAGTCTCCTCCCTCGGCTCCCTCGTCCTACTCTCCTTCCTGCCCTGACCCAGAGGGATGGGAGGTGCACGTTGACCAGGAAAGTGGACAGGAGTATTATTATAACCCCACCACGGGGCGCACCACCTGGGACAGCCCCTTTCTAGACTCCCCCACAGACCCTGAGCCGTTCCCTGCAGAGGAGCCTTGTTCCCCCTCACCTCCTCAGTCTCCTGCCCTCTCTCCGTCCACTGCCTCTCCCCCTACGTGTACCTCAGACTGGGAGCAGTTAGTGGATGAGACCAGCGGTCGTCCCTACTTCTACAATCCAATGTCTGGGGAGACGTCTTGGgagcctccagaacagctgagCCCGTATCCCCCTCTGATGGAGCCTATGAGTGTGCACAGGTTTCACGAGGACGGGCCG CCTCCTCTACCTGAGGAGGACTACCCCTCAGAGGAGTACCCAGCTGCTGATCGACCAGAGTCCTACGAGGAGCTTCTTGCCACAGGCCCTCCTACCCTCCCTAAGGAGTACACCCTCGGCCACGTGAGCCGGACTATCATCCCCAGGGCTAACCTGGACCGCAGTACCCCGGCCGGTTGGAACCTCACTGTGGACTCCAACGGGACCTGGGTGTTCAGCAGTGAACACTCTCCAGATCAG TGGATCAAGTCAATGGATGATCAGGGGCAGACCTACTACTACCTGAGAGACGGCTCCAAGTCCCAGTGGCAGTTGCCTGAG GCCCCTGTAGCTCCCGGCCACTCCAGGGTGGAGAATGGCATTGAGGCAGACAATGTGTCAGTCATCAAGAACTGGAGACACACCATGGGACCTgcacagctcagctcagctcatgATGATGgg AGGTTCGTCCCAACTCACAGGAGGAACACATCAGACTACAGCAGCGACAGCTCCAGTACAGGAAACTCTCCAGAGACGCAGCATAAT GTGCACAACTTAGAGAAAGCTGGCATTCTCAACAAAACTAAAGTGTGTGAGAACGGTAAAAAAGTCAG GAAAAACTGGACCCAGACATGGACGGTTCTCCACGGAGGAGTGCTGACGTTCCACAAGGACCCAAAGTCTGCAGCGACAGGGGCCTCG AACAAGACCAATCAGATCGTTCCGGAGGTCACGGTGGACCTGCGGGGAGCGGTGATTGGCTGGGCCTCGAAGGACAAATCCAGCAAAAAGAATGTTTTAGag ttAAAAGGCAGGAACGGCGTTGAGTTTCTGATTCAGTACGATACAGAAAGCATCATCAATGACTGGCACAAAGTCTTAATGGACACCATACGACAGCTG GAGTACCAGGACcatcattcagaggaggaggacgcGGATTTATACGAGAAGATTGCAGAGCGAGATGAAAAGTTGGGAGGCGGCGTTGACAAGCGAAGAG ccTCCAGGTCGACCGTCACACACTCATCCAGCTCAGCAGGAGACGTGGACCAGAAGAGGGTTCGAACCAAGCTGATGAAGTTCCTCATGAAACGCCCGACACTTCAGTCTGTCAAAGAGAAAGGTTACATCCGAG aaaatgtgtttggttgCCATCTGGCCACACTGTGTAACCAGGAGAGGACCACAGTTCCTAGTTTTGTGGAGAAATGTGTCAGAGCAGTGGAAAAGAGAG GTTTAGACATTGACGGACTCTACAGAGTCAGTGGGAACCTCGCTGTCATTCAGAAACTGCGCTTCAAGGCCGATCACG AGGAACTGGACCTTGAGGACGGCCAGTGGGAAGACGTTCACGTCATCACCGGGGCGCTGAAGTTGTTTTTCCGAGAGCTTCCTGAGCCACTTTTCCCATACAGCCACTTTAATGGGTTCATCTCAGCCATCA GAATTCCTGATTACAACGTTAAAGTGTCTCAAGTTTGTGACCTGGTCAGATCACTTCCTGCTTCAAATCATGATACCATGGAACTCCTTTTTGGGCATTTACGAAG GGTCATTCAGTATGGAGAAGACAATCGCATGACCGTGCAGAACGTGGCAATCGTGTTCGGCCCGACGCTGCTTCGTCCGGAGATGGAGTCAGCCAACATCACGATGCACATGGTCTTCCAGAACCAGATAGTGGAGCTCATCCTGAATGAATACGAGCGTATCTTCCACTCCAGCTAA
- the vps25 gene encoding vacuolar protein-sorting-associated protein 25, translating into MSFEWPWQYNFPPFFTLQPNADTRQKQLAAWCSLALSYCRHHKLYTLDVMEAQESPVFNNKKIERKLSMEAIQVVFEELRKKGNLEWLDKNKSRCLVMWRRPEEWGKLIYQWVSKNGMVNSVFTLYELSHGDDTGGEEFHGLEEWMLLRSLQALQTDGKAEIITMDDGKGVKFF; encoded by the exons ATGAGTTTTGAGTGGCCCTGGCAGTATAATTTCCCACCGTTTTTTAC GCTACAGCCCAACGCTGACACGAGACAGAAACAGCTGGCAGCATGGTGTTCCCTGGCTCTGTCTTACTGCCGGCATCACAAGCTCTACACCCTGGACGTCATGGAGGCTCAGGAGAGCCCCGTGTTCAACAACAAGAAGATAGAAC GCAAACTGTCAATGGAGGCGATCCAAGTTGTGTTTGAGGAACTGAGGAAAAAAG GGAACCTTGAATGGTTGGACAAAAACAAGTCAAGGTGTTTAGTCATGTGGAGACGACCGGAGGAATGGGGCAAATTAATATACCAGTGG GTCTCTAAAAACGGGATGGTCAACTCTGTGTTTACACTTTATGAATTGTCGCATGGTGACGACACAGGAGGTGAAG AGTTCCACGGTCTAGAAGAGTGGATGCTGCTGCGCTCGTTGCAGGCTTTACAAACGGATGGCAAAGCCGAGATCATCACCATGGATGACGGAAAAGGGGTCAAATTCTTTTGA